The genomic interval GCCGCGCCCCAGCTCGCGTTCGATCACGAAGCCGGCGAATACCTCACCACGGCGCAACATCCGTGCCCCCCATATCCAGCGAGCCCAACCGATAGCAGCCTAGCCAACTCTCAGGTCGCCAATCCCGTGTCCGAGCGGTTCCCGCACCTACCATCAGTTTGCTGAAAGTTAGCCAACCGTCGATAAGGAGTGCTCGCATGCAAATCCTGGAAACCGTGCTCACCCTGGTCACCTCCATGCTGGATCTCGCGAGCCAGCTGTCGGCATTCGGGTCCTGATGTAATTCGCCCGGTCCCCGGGGACCGGTGCGCTCGGCACCATTGGGGCCGTGATCGATCTGGTGGGCGTTCTCCGCTGGGCGCCCGCGTTCCTCCGAGGTCCCCCGGGAGTCCGTCCCTTGGGGGACCTCGTCATCGGCGCCGACCTCCGCGACCCTGTTCGCGTGCTGCGGCCCAGGCGTGCACGTCGCCCCGATCGATAGCGACGGCGAGCAAGTCGGGAAAAGCGTCGGGAGTGCACGCGAACGCGGGGACACCGAGCGCGGCGAGCGCGGCCGCGTTGTCATGGTCGTAGGCGGGGGCACCGTCATCGGAGAGTGCGAGCAGAACCAGCACCTGGACTCCCGATTCGCGCATGGCGTTGATCCGGCGCAGCATCTCCGCGCGAATCCCGCCCTCGTACAGATCCGAGATCAACACGAACAGCGTGTCGGCCGGCCGGGTGACCAGCGACTGGCAGTAGGCCAACGCCTGATTGATATCGGTGCCGCCGCCCAACTGGGTGCCGAACAGCACGTCTACCGGGTCGGTCAGCCGATCCGTCAGGTCCGCGACCTCGGTATCGAACACCACCAGCGAGGTCCGCAGCGCCCGCATCGAGGCCAGCACCGCCCCGAACACCGACGCGTACACCACACTGGCCGCCATCGATCCGGACTGGTCGATCGCCAGCACCACATCCCGTCGCACCGCCTGCGCTGTCCGTCCATACCCGACCAGCCGCTCCGGGACGACCGTGCGCTGCTCCGGCAGATAGTGCGCGAGATTCTTCCGGATCGTCTTGTCCCAGTCGATGTCCCGGGGCTTCGGTCGCGTCGTCCGGGCCGCCCGATTCAATGCGCCGGTCACCGCCGCGCGGGTATGCGCGGCGATCCGCTCCTCGATCTCGCGCACCACTTTCGCCACCACGACACGCGCTGTCGCCCTGGTGGTTTCCGGCAGCACCGAATTCAACCCGAGCAAGGTCCCGACCAGATGCACATCCGGCTGCACCGCCTCGAGCAACTCCGGCTCCAGCAACAACTGCGTCAACTCCAGCCGGTCGACCGCGTCGCGCTGCAACACCTCGACCACCGACGACGGAAAGTACCGCCGAATATCACCCAGCCACCGCGCCACCCGCGGCGCCGATCCCCCGAGCCCCCCGGTCCGCTGCCCAGCCGCGTCCTCCTCCGCACCGTTGTACAAACTCCCCAGTGCCTGATCCATCGCCAGGTCATCCGCGTCTCCGAGCCCCCCGACCTCCGCCTCGGCCGCAGCCCCCAACACCAACCGCCACCGCCGGGCCTGCACGTCATCCGCACTCACAACACACCTCCATCGGGTAGATCACAGGCACGCGAGCACGCACCGCGGGGGGTGCTCCACCCGCCGTGGGTTCGAGCATGCTGTGCACAACCTGCCTTTCCGATTCGGCATCCGTCATGGTGTGGCTCCGAGGATTCGGGCGACGGTGGTCATCGCGGCGGTTCCGCGGGTGTGGTCGGTGGTGGGGGTTGGGGTGGTGGGGGTTTCGGGGGTGCGCAGGGCGGTGGCGATGGCGCGGCGCTCGGCGGGCTCGAAGGTGCTGAAGGTGCGGCGGAGGAGGGGGAGGGTGGTGGTGAACTGGTCTTCGGGGAGGGTGTGCAGCCAGGTGTCGATGAGGTGCAGGAGCTGGCGGTCGTGAACGAGGAGGAGGCCGCGGCCGCCGAGGAAGCCATCGATCCAGGCGGCTTTGGCGGCGGGTGTGGGTCCGATCGACAGGGCGGCGGACAGCCTGCGGGCGGAGTCGGCGCGGTCGATGCGGCCGGCGTCGGCGAGGAGGCGGACGGCGCGGCCCACAAGGGCCCCGTGCACGTCTTCGCGGTCGGCGAGGCGATGCAGGGCGACCAGCCATTCGGCGGTGGCCCAGGCATTGTCCCGGGTGTGGATGGCGGTGTGGGCGGCGTCGAGCAGGGCGCGCAGATGTTCGGCGGCGGTGGTGTCCAGGCCGGTGACCGCGCCGGGCAGTCCCGCGCAGATCCGGACCAGCAGACTGTCGGCTACGTGGGCGAGGGCGGAGGTATCGGTGCCGCGGACATCGCCGTAGCGCAGGGTGCCGACGAGGCTGGGGAGGGCCGCGAGCAGGCGGGTGACGTCGTGGTCCAGGGCCGCGACGGTTTCCAGGCGGGCCACCAATCCCGTGGTGGCCGGACCGAGGTCGGCGAGGAGCGATGATTCCAGCGCGGTGGTGAGGTCGGCGAGACCGACGTCGGGCCGGGCGGCGGCATCGAGAACCTTGGCCGCGGCCGCGGCGGCGATGGTGGTCCCCCAGCGCGAGGCCTCGACAACCGCGACCGCGAACTCGGGCCGCCAGCGCAGCGACCAGCTTTCCCGGAACGTGCCGGTGCCTCGGATATCACTGGATACCTCTGTGCCCCAAGGGATTCCGAGCAGGCGCAACCGGTGCAGCAGATGTGACCGCTGGCGCTCGCGGTCTTTGCGCAGATCCAGGTCGAGCGCCTTCGCCGCCGGGTCCTGCTTCATGCGCAGGGTTCGGATCCGCGCCCGCAGGTCCGCGTCCAGCGGAACCGCGGGCGCGCCCTCGGGCACCGAGCCGAGAGCCTCCCCGACCACCAACGCGGAGTTCACGACCCGCACCAGGGTCTCCTCGCCCCCGCACATCACCGCGCGCACGGCCTCCGTCACCTCCGACAGCCCCGCCAGTGGCCGCTCCCGCAGCACCGCCAAAGTCTCGGCCAGCCGCACCGATTCGATGACATGCGCACTGGACACCGGCAGATCCTGCGCCCGCAGCACCCCCGCCGCCTTGGTCAGCCACCGCGCCACCGGCTGCTCGGTCTCGGTGAACAAATGGTGATACCAGCCGGGCGAATCGATCCCCGCCCCGTACCCGGACGCGGTCGCCAACCGCGAATGCGTCCACGGCACCCACGTCACCGTCGCCTTCACCTTCGGCAACCCCTTGAGCAGCCGCGCATCCGGCGCCGCGGGCCCCAGCGGCCCGGCCAACGCCGGCGCATGCCAAGCCCCACACACCACAGCCACCCGCCGCGCCCCACCCTTGATCGTCTTGCGCAACACCTGCCGCATGTAGGCCTCCCGCAGCAGGGTGTGCGAGTCCACCAGTTCCGGCCGCGGATTCTGCTCTGCCCCAGCCTCTCTCAACTCCTCACCGGTCCCACTGGTATCCGGACGCGCGTTGCGTAGTTCCGCCATGGCTTCGGTGATCGCGTCGAAAGCGTTTATGTGCGGGGCGGATTCGAGGATGGCGTCCCACCAGCGTTCGGTGTCGTCGTGGCCGGCGGCAGCGGCCAATTCGGCGACCGGGTCGATGGTGTCGCCGGGTTCTTCGCGGACGGCGAGCACTGTGGTGGCGGGTAGGTCGCAGAAGTGGACGGGGATGTCGCGGTCGGCGGCGTATCGCATCGCCTGCCACTCCGGGGAGAACACGGCGAAGGGCCAGAAGGCCGCGCGGGCGGGCTGATCCGGGACGTAGGCGAGCAGAGCGACCGGCGGCGCCATGCCCTCGGCGGCGACGAAGCCGACCAAGGGGTCCGCGTCGGCGGGGCCTTCGATCAGGATGGCGTCCGGCTGGAAGTCGTGCAGCGCCCGCAGGAGTGAGCGGGCCGAGCCCGGTCCGTGGTGACGTATCCCGAAGACGCGCGTGCGCGGGTCGACATCCGATGTCATTCGCTGATCTCGCGGCAGGCGCGGTAGAAGTCGGACCAGTCGGGGCGTTCGCGAACGACGGCTTCCAGGTATTCCGTCCAGATGGCGGTGTCGGAGACCGGGTCCTTGATGATGGCGCCGAGGACCGAGCCGGCGATATCGGCGGCGCGCAGGGTGCCGTCACCGAAGTGGGCGGACAGGGCTATCCCGTTGGTGATGACGGAGATGGCTTCGGCGGTGGACAGCGTGCCGGAGGGCGATTTGAGGGCGGTGCGGCCATCGGCGGTGCTGCCGGAGCGGAGTTCGCGGAAGACGCGCACGACGCGGCGGACCTCGTCGGCGGCGGGGATGGCGGGGAGTTCCAGGGCGGCGCCGAGTTGTTCGACCCGGCGGGTGACGATGGCGACCTCGTCGTCCTCGCTGGCGGGCAGCGGCAGGACCACGGTGTTGAAGCGGCGGCGCAAGGCCGAGGAGAGGTCGTTGACGCCGCGATCGCGGTCGTTGGCGGTGGCGATGATGTTGAAGCCCTTGGCGGCCTGGACCTGGATGCCGAGTTCGGGGACCGGCAGCGTCTTCTCGGACAGAATGGTGATCAGCGCGTCCTGGACGTCGGAGGGAATCCGGGTGAGTTCCTCGATGCGGGCGATCGCGCCGGTGCGCATGGCGGTCATGACGGGGGAGGCGACCAACGCGCCCTCGCTCGGACCCTCGGCGAGCAGCCGCGCGTAATTCCAGCCGTAGCGGATGGATTCCTCCGCCGTGCCGGAGGTGCCCTGGACGAGCAGCGTGGAGGCGCCGCTGACGGCGGCCGAAAGATGCTCCGATACCCAGGTTTTCGCGGTGCCCGGGACGCCGAGCAGCAGCAGCGCGCGGTCGGTGGCCAGCGTGGCGACCGCGACCTCCATGAGCCGGCGCGGGCCGACGTACTTCGGGCTGATCACGGTGCCGTCGTCGAGCACCCCACCGAGCAGGTAGGTGACCACCGCCCACGGCGAGAGCCGCCAGCCCGGCGGGCGGGGTCGAGTATCGGCGGCGGCGAGCGCGGCGAGTTCGGTGGCGTAGGCCTGTTCGGCGTGCGGGCGCAGCAGCTCCGGCACGAGATCGGTAGTGGTCACTGCAACTCCTCGAGCATCATCGAGCGGTGGGTGAGATCGCGGGCGAGCCGATCGAATGCTTGCTGCCAACCAGGATCTTCGCAACGGCGGGCCAGCACTCCGGCCATCCCCGCCGAGCTGACCGGCAAGTGCGCGGCCGCGGCCACCAGCAGCGACCGATGTGCCGCCGGACCCGAGCCGTGCATCCCGGCCCGTTGCGCCGCGACCCGCGACCGTTCGAACAACAACAGCATCAGATGTTGCGCCAGCGGTTCCGGCCACGGGTGACCCATCGCCGGCAGCAGGGCTTCGATCTCGGAGAACCAGGCGCCGTCCAGCCGCAGCAGGTGCCGCACCCGATCCTCCTCGGGCAGCAGTGCGAAAAGCTCGCGCCGCCGCAGCAATGCCACATCCGAGGGCACCCCGGCCTCGAACAGCGCCTTCGCCCAGGCCGAATCCTGCTGAGCCAGTGCGGCATCCACCCACCCGTCGAACATCGGTTGCCGGAATCGCTCTTCGACCGCGATCCGCAGCACTGTCTCGGGGGCCGAGGTTCCATAGTTCGGCCCGCCGGGGTCGGCTGCGGATGGCGGGGAATCGGTCTGAGGAGGCGACCCCTGCTCGTGGGGCGACGTAGTCGGCGAACTACCAGACCCGGCTGGGTCTGTCTCGGATCCGGGCAAATCGGCGGCAGTAAACGGTCCGGTCACTTCCAGTCCGTGGTCCAGCGGGTTGGTTGCTGGGTGTTTGGGATCGCGCGGGTTGGTCGCCGTCTGGTTGTGGTCCAGTGGGTTGGTCGCCGTCCGTAAGCGGTCCAACGGGTCGGTCGCTAGGTGTTCCCGGTCGAGAGGGCCGGTCGCTGGGTGTTTCGGGTCGAGTGGGTCGGTCGCTGTCCGTGAGCGGTCGAGTGGGCCGGTCACCGTCCGCCAATGATCCAGCGGTGTGGCCGCTACCAGCTGGCGGAGGCGACCTGCGGTGGGATCGGGGGTGCCGTTCCAGCGGTAGGTGGATTCGGCGGGGCGGTCGTAGATTCCGTCGCGACGAGCATCCGCGTCGAGCGGATCTGGCAGGTTGATGACGAAGCGGGGCTCGCCGGGCTCGAGCCTGATCCAGGACCGGGCGCGAGCGGTCATACGCTGGGCGAACGCTGAATCCGGCAGCAGTGCGAGCAGGCCGGAGGCGGTGCGCCGGACATCGGCCCGGCGGTCATCCAGTGCGGATTCGAGGAGCGATTCGTCGTCTGTCGACAGTCGCTCCGAGCAGGCCGCCAGCAGTTCGGCTTTCACCGCGCCGGATTCCTTCTGCCACGTCCGCGCGAGCAGTTCGCGCGCGGCACTCGGATCCCGATGGCGTAGCCGTGCGAACCAAGCCAGGCGTTCAGCGGGACTACCGGTCCGCCAGACAGTGGAGGAATCGTCCGCGCTGCCTTCGGAGTCGTTCGGCCACTCCAGCTTTCGCCATTCCGGATGACGCGCTGCCAGCCAGCGCCCGCGCTCTCCAGCCAACCGCAACAGCAACGGGCGCAACCCGGCGTGCGCGCAAGCCTGCTCGAGCAGTAACGCGCAGAGCGCGTCGGGGGCCCGGAAGTCGTGCGGCGCGGCGGCATCGAACCACTCCGGAAGAAACACCGAGCGCTCGCGCAGCATGGCGGCCAACCGCTGTGCGGCGGGTTCGGGCAGTCGTCGTCGCGCATCCTCGGGAGCGGGTTCCGGCAGCTCAGCGTGGGCCGCGAGCACACCGCCCCGGGCGAAAGCCACTTGGAGCGCGACGGATTCGAGGAGCAGCATGGCAGGGTCGGCCTCCAACCGGGCGGCCACCGCACCGACGGGTTCGCCCAGCAGACTCGTATCCACTGCCCGCCGCGCGGTGCCCAGCAGCGCCACCGAGGTCAGGTGTTCGTTTCCGGCTGACACGGTCGAGCGCGCCGCACCGGCTGCCCGCTCGGATTCGAGGTCGATCACGGTCCCGTCGGTGAACACCGACATCGGTACCAAACCGGCCGCGCTCCATTCGCCGATCACCGTCACCGGATGTCCGCCGGAGATGCCCAGCAACTGCCACGGAGCCGCACCCTCGGCCATCGGCAGCGCCACCCCGCCGCGTTCCGCGACTTGCCAGCCGGCTTCCCCGACGACGAGAACGACCTCGGTGAGCAGGACCGGCCACGCCCACAACCAAGGATCGGCAGCCAGCGCCCGGGCTTGCGCGTCCAACGCGCGTGCGATGGTGCCCCGCAGTTCCCGGCTGTCGTCAGGCCGAGACACGGAAGCCGCGATGTCCGAGGAGGGGTTCGCCACATCCGTGTATGCCGCGGGCGAGGTGTCGGCCGGTACACCGGGCAGCGTGGTGTTCGGACCGTCGCCATATGACGCGGACCAAGCGGTGCCCGCCGCACCGGGCAGCGTGGTGAACGGCTCGTCGCCACCGTATCGCTCGCCCCAGAGCGCACGTAGCGGCGCGGCGGCAGGGTAGTAGTGCACGTTCGCCTCGGCCATCATGCCCAGCGGGGGTACGTCTTTCGGGAACTCCGCCGTGCCGAAACTGTGGTCGACCAGCAGTGCCCACCGCCGAGTCCGCCTGCCGTACAACCAGGTTCGGCGGGTGTGCAGCCGCTCTTCCTCGGTGGTCCGGACGCCGAGCACCATCCACTCGTCGCCCACGGCGGGCTCTGCCCGGACACTCGCGGTGCGTGTCGGATACCCGATGTGTGTGCGGACGGTGGCGCGTAGCGGTTCGGGCAGTTCGTCGAGTCGGCGGTGTGCGGCGACGAGCAGATGCAGCCGCGCGTACTCGCGCAGCAACAGCTCCGGCCAATCCGCGCGCCCGGCAATGATCTCCGGCAACCGTCGCAGCACCGCCGCGACACCGGGGGCCTGTGCGTCGACCATCCGCGCCGCCATCGCGGCGAACCCCCGGTAGGACCGATCGGCCTGTGCGAGACCGGTGCGCACCTGATCGCCGAGCCAGATATCGAGCTCCTCCAGCCCGGCGCTGACGCGCACCGCGCGCTGTCGCGCGGCAGGTGTGCTGACCTGCGCTCCCGTGTCGTTCATCGCGGCCCCCGTCTCGTCTGTTGCCCGAATTCCTACCTGACGCCACCGACAAGTGACAGCGGCCCGCGCCAACCGTATTGCGCTCCTGCCGGATTCGGCCGGAACGACACCCTTGCGCGGAATGTCCGGTATCTGGCATCCTGTTCTGTTCGGCTCCGTCCGAGCCACCCAATCCGGGTGCCACACTTCGAGCTGCCCGCGTGGGTTGGCGAGGGGTGGACATCGAGTGTGGGGGGCTCATTCGATGGCCATACCATCCCCCGCGGGCAGATTCGGACCTCTCGCACAGTCCCGCCGCCGGTGGGCGAAAATCCCGCTGTCGGGTAGCGTTTCGCTCGAATTTGCCGATCGGGGTGGAGGGTTTGTCGTATGGCCGATGCGGCCACCGAGGCGGTACCGCGCCTGACCGAGGTGGTGGCTCGCCGCCTTGCCGATGATCCCGCCGTCACCCCGGATGTCGCGCAGGCTGTGCTGCGCGCCCTGGGCGGTGCCGAGTCCGCGGACCGGACAACCGGTTTCGACGATACGGGGATTTTCCTCAAGGCGATCCGGGTGCGTGGGTTCCGCGGTATCGGCCAGGAGACGACGCTGGAGCTGCCACCGGGCCCCGGCCTGACGCTGGTGGTGGGTCGCAACGGCAGCGGCAAATCGAGTTTCGCCGAAGCCGCCGAACTGGCCCTGACCGGCGGTAATCGCCGCTGGGACGGGCGATCCGCCGCCTGGCGGGAAGGCTGGCGCAATCTGCATACCGGCGGTTCGACCCGGATCGAGCTGGAAATGCTCAGCGCCGGAACCGATCCCGAGATCACCATCGTCAAGGAGTGGGCGCCGGACGCGCAGCTCGCCGAGGCGCACTGGACCGAAGACCGCCGGGCACTGGGGAATTCGCGGTTCGATCCCACGCGCTGGGCTCCGGTCCTCGAGCTCTACCGTCCGTTCCTGTCCTACAGCGAGCTCGGCGCGCTGGTCGACGGCAAACCGAGCGACCTGTTCGACGCGCTGCATCAGCTGTTGGGCCTGGACGAATTGACGGTCGCGCAGGAGCGAATACGGTCCCGCCGCCTGTCCCTGGAGCGCGCGGCGCGGGATTCCCGGGTGGAACGGGTCGCCCTGGTCGACGCCCTGGACGCGCTCGCCGACGACCGCGCGACCCGGATGGCCAAACTGCTGCGTCCGGCCCAGCCCGACTTGACCGCGGTGAGCCGCCACATGTCCGGCCGCGCCGACGACACCGGCCCGGACGGGTTGCGCGCCATCGTCCGCCTCGCCCTGCCCACCAGTGAACAGGTGGACGAGATCGCCGACCGGCTCGCCTCCTGCGGCGCGGCCCTCGCGCGCGACACCACCGCCGACGCCGAGGCGGACCTGCGGGTCCTGGAGTTGTTGCGGCGCGCCCGCAGCCATGCCGACGCCAGTGGTGACTGCCCGTGTCCGGTGTGCGGTCGCGGCACCCTCGATCAGGACTGGGCCCGCGCCGCCGACGCCGAGATCGCCCAGTTGGCCGCGCGAGTGGACGCGCTCACCACCGCCCAGACCCGCCTGCGGGAAGCCACCCGGGCCGCCCGCGCGCTGCCGGACCAGGTGCCGCCGGAACTGGATTTCGACCCGCGCAATCCGCCGACCATCGACACCGCCGCGGTCCATCGCGCCTGGTCGGATTGGGCCGCGCTGGCCTCCGCCGAATACACCCCCGATCTGCCGGAGCGGTTGCGCAGCGCGCATTCTCGGCTCGTCGACGAACTCACGCTGCTGCAGCAGGGCACCCGCAAAGAACTCGATCGCCTCGACGAGGTGTGGGCGCCGCTGGTCCCGCGCATCGCGAGCTGGTTGGACAACGCCCGCCAAGTCGCCTTGCGCACAGGCGAATTGCGTACCGTCAAACGCGCCGAGGACTGGCTCAAGTCCGCTACCACGGGTTTGCGGGATGAGCGCATGTCTCCGCTGGAGACCACGGCCCGCTGGGTCTGGCGCACCCTGCGCCAGCAGAGCAACGTCGAGCTCGGCGGAATCAAGTTGCAGGGCAATGCCGGAACGGCCCGCCGGGTACTGCTCGACGTCACCGTCGACGAGGTGGAGAGCGCCGCGCTGGGCGTGATGAGCCAGGGCGAACTGCACGCGCTGGGCCTGTCGCTGTTCCTGCCGCGGGCCACGGTGGAGCACAGCCCGTTCCGCTTCGTCATGATCGACGACCCGGTCCAGGCCATGGATCCGGCCAAGGTGGACGGTCTGGCCCGGGTGCTGGCCGCGGTCGCCGCGACCCGGCAGGTCATCGTGTTCACCCATGACGAACGGCTGGCCGAGGCGGTGCGCCGGATGCAGCTGGCGGCCCGGGTGCTGGAAGTGCAGCGGCGCGAGCGTTCGGTGGTGGAGGTGCGGGTCTCCAGCGACCCGGTCCGCCGCTACCTGGACGACGCGCGTTCCCTGGTCCGCACCCCGCAACTTCCGGCGGCGATCGCCGACGAACTCGTCGCCACCTGCTGCCGGTCCGCCGTGGAGGCGGCCAGCCAGGCCCGGATCCGGCGCGACTTGCTCGCCGGGGGCATGCATCACCGTGAGGTGGAGCGGCATCTGGAATCGGCGCACACCACCCGGGCCATGGTGGCGCTGGCGGTGATGGGCGTGACCTACAACGTCGACGATCTGAACCAGCATCTCGCCGCGGAAGCGAAATGGCTGGTCCCCGCGCTGCGAGATGTCACAGCCGCCGCGCATGTGCCGATCGACCGCACCATGCGCGAATTGATCAGCAGCACCGAGCGGCTTATTTCGTGGCTGAGCAGGTGAACGGCCCGCGCGGCAACGGTACGCCGAATGCGCGGCGGCGACCGGCCAAGCCGCGCCGTCCGCGGCGGCGTCCACCCCGGCCGACGGTGGCCGACCGTTTCGACGCCGTGGACCGACTATTGGACGGCGATGTGACCGACGCGGGCGGGGTGTGGTCGCGTGCGACCGCGTGGATTCTGCGTCTGGCGTTGGAACAGGCGGTGGACCAGCTGTGGCTGCGCACCACACCGGAACTGGCGCGCTGCCCGATGCGCGCACAACTGCTGGCCCTGCGCGTCTACGCGGGACCGGAGACCGCCGCGCAGGTCGCGACGGTGTGGGCGGCGCTGTCTCGCGCCGCCCACCACCACGATTACGAACTCGCGCCCAGCGTCACCGAACTGCGCCGCTGGCGCGAGCAGACCGCCGCCGTGGCCGCGGTGCTGGCCCGGGTGGAGTAGTCAGAACACCCAAGGTCCCCCGATCAGCGTGTCGATCCACCGCTGCAGACCCGAACCGAGCCCGGACAGCGTGCTCAACGGCCCGAATGGTCCCATCATCAGCTCCCTTGTTGGTCGCGGAAAAGATGTCGGACAGGGATTCGGCGCGCTCGGGCTCGCGGACCGGTTTACCGGAGTGGGCCGGGCCCGCTGATGACGTGATCGATCATCCCGTAGTCCTTGGCCTGCGCCGCCGTGAACCACCGGTCCCGATCCCAGTCGATCAGGATCTGCTCATAGCTCTGCCCGGTGTGCTGGGCGATCAGTTCGCCCAGCTGCTTCTTGAGCAGCGCTTGCTGCTCGGCCATGATCATGATGTCCGCCGCGGAGCCGCCGATGCCCGCCGACGGCTGATGCATGATGATCCGAGTGTGCGCCAGCGCGTGCCGCTTGCCCTTCGCTCCGCTGGTCAGCAGGAACTGGCCCATCGAGCCGGCCAGGCCGAGCGCGTAGGTGGCCACGTCGCAGCCGATGTAATGCATGGTGTCGTAGATGGCCATGCCGGCGTCGACGGAGCCGCCGGGGGAGTTGATGTAGAGGCTGATGTCCTGTCCGGGATCTTCGGCGGCGAGCAGAAGCAGTTGTGCGCAAATGCGATTGGCGATGGTGTCGTCGACCTGGGCACCGAGGAAGACCACGCGTTCACGCAGGAGCCGATCTTGTACGGAATCGTCGAGGGTTGGTCCGGGGGTAGCCATCGCCCGAGCGTAGATTTCGCGCCGGAACGGGACCATGCTTCGCTGCTGGCAGCGGATTTCGCTGTAGACGAACCGCTTTCGTGTTCGTGCGCCCCGGTGGCCGGTTATCCTGCCGCCCGCTGGGACAATCACCGCCATGGCTGAGTCGCAGATGTGCCCGTGCCGGCGCGGAGAACCATTCGGCGAATGCTGCGGTCCGCTGCTCGCCGGCGAGCGCCCCGCCCCCACCGCCGAGGCGTTGATGCGCTCGCGCTACACCGCTTTCGCGGTCGGCGACACCGGCTATCTGAAGCGGTCCTGGCATTCCGGCAATCGACCGGAGGATCTCGACCTCGACCCCGGACAGCGCTGGTTGTTCTTGGAGATCGTGCGCACCGAACGCGGCGGGCCGTTCGACGACACCGGCCTCGTCGAGTTCATCGCCCACTACCGCGCCGACGGTGGGCGCGGCCAGTTGCACGAGGTCAGCCGATTCGTGCGGGAGGACGGCGCCTGGGTCTATCTCGATGGCGTGATCCAACCCTGACCGCCCGCTAGGGTGGCAGTGTCACCGCACGAGGGGGGTTGGAAATTGAATCCGCGGTATTGGTTTCGCTGGTTGACCATGCAGGGCATGCTGCGTTTCGCGGTGCGTAAGCACGCGCGCGCCGGTGACCCGTTCGCGCGATTGCTCGGGGGCGCCGGGCGTCCCGCCGACCCGTTCGGACTCATCGACGGGTTGCGAGCGCAGGGCCGGGTGGTGCACACGCCGCTGGCGAAGGTCACCGTCGATCACGAATTGGCCCGGATCGTGGTGCGCGACAACCGCTTCGGCAAGGTGCCCGCGGGCAGCGTCGACAGCAAGGCGGCGGCGCTGATGGCACTGCTGGCCGATCGCCTGCCGCTGCCGGCGAACCCGGTCGAACCTCCGTCCATGCTGGTGATCGACCCGCCCGAGCACGCCAGGATGCGCCGTCCGGTCACCTCCGCGTTCACTCCGCGCGCCACCGCCCGGCTACGCGAGCGCGTGGAGTCGGTCACTACAGAATTGCTCGACGCGTTCCCCGCCGAGGGTTCGGCCGACCTGATCGAAGCGTTCGCCGCGCAGGTACCGAGCGCGATCATCACCGACATCCTCGGCTTTCCGCAGCAGGACCGCGCGATGTTCCTGGAGTGGGGCGGTCACATCGCGCCGCTGTTCGACATCGGCCTGGACTGGCCGCGTTTCCGCCGCGCCTTCGCCTCCCAGGACCGGATGGACACCTACCTCGACGCGCATCTGGCACGGTTGCGCCGCGAACCGGGCGAAGACATCCTGTCCAGTCTCGTCACCTCGGGTGAACTCGACGACCGCGAACTCAAAGCCACCGCCGGATTGCTCATGGCGGCCGGTTTCGAGACGACGGTGAACCTGATCGGCAATTGTGTAGTGCGTCTGCTGGAGAACCCCGGCCAGCTGGCGCGCCTGCGCGCCGAGCCCGGCCTGTGGCCCAACGCGATCGAGGAATCCCTGCGGCTGGACGCACCGGTCCAGAACACCGCCCGCCTCGCTCTGGTACCGCTCGAACTCGGCGGTGTCGCATTGCGCGAAAACACCCTCGTCGTGGTGTCGCTGGCCGGCGCCAACCGTGATCCCGCCGTCTTCGAGGATCCGCACCGCTTCGACGTTGCGCGCGAAAATGCCAGGGAACACCTGTCTTTCAGCAGCGGTGTGCACGTCTGCCTCGGGGCCAGCCTGGCCCGCATGGAAGCCACCCATGCCGTCCGCGCGTTGTTCGACCGCTTCCCCGACCTGCGACTCGATGGCGAACCGCGGCACCGTGACACGCTCACACTGCACGGTTACGAACGCCTCCCGGTCC from Nocardia goodfellowii carries:
- a CDS encoding cytochrome P450 gives rise to the protein MLRFAVRKHARAGDPFARLLGGAGRPADPFGLIDGLRAQGRVVHTPLAKVTVDHELARIVVRDNRFGKVPAGSVDSKAAALMALLADRLPLPANPVEPPSMLVIDPPEHARMRRPVTSAFTPRATARLRERVESVTTELLDAFPAEGSADLIEAFAAQVPSAIITDILGFPQQDRAMFLEWGGHIAPLFDIGLDWPRFRRAFASQDRMDTYLDAHLARLRREPGEDILSSLVTSGELDDRELKATAGLLMAAGFETTVNLIGNCVVRLLENPGQLARLRAEPGLWPNAIEESLRLDAPVQNTARLALVPLELGGVALRENTLVVVSLAGANRDPAVFEDPHRFDVARENAREHLSFSSGVHVCLGASLARMEATHAVRALFDRFPDLRLDGEPRHRDTLTLHGYERLPVQLGRAAETAVS